From Phalacrocorax carbo chromosome 25, bPhaCar2.1, whole genome shotgun sequence:
GGAGATCAAGGACccgggagggaaaggagagagtggaagagaggaaaggcagGCATGCACTATGCTTTCCGAGAGCCCATGCTGACCCTGTACTTCTGCAAGGGGTGTTGGCATGGCTCAGCCCCTCTGAAAGCAAGAAGCGGGTGCTCCGTTGCCAGTCCGGTCCCATCttgtgggtccctgggggccttCCCCAGGGCCATCGCCAGCAGCTTTAGCAGGGGAGGCACGTTCTCCCACAGTAGCGGCTGCCCAAGCCGGAGAGGCCAAAGCCcccggaggagatgggcactccctgagagctgaggatgctgccaacgGCAGCGGAGGTGGAGGATCCCACGGCggtgctctgtgggaaggagctgaggatggggccgggcagggtcaccaccacgggggagggctggatgacgacggtggagtcctggcactgcctgacacagggctcattgcagctgttggccagcGGGGTCGGGCCGCAGGGCGAGCAGGGCAGGCACGGGTTGTAGCAGGACATGTCTCGGGGCGGGAGGTGCACCTGTGAGagtgggcagggggaagcagagcatgaggggtgggtgggtgaggtGCAGCCTGTCACCCCAGGACGAGGGAAAGAGCCACGAGCTGGAGCCAAGAGGTGGAGGCACTGTAGGCAGACCTAGTggttctccttcccctctgcccaaAAGAGCCCTGAAAAGAGCACCCAGACCCAGGGAGGTCCCTTCCTGGCCCATAGCTCAGCAGACACCTCAGCCAAGCCCAGCTTCTGCCCACGACACACCTTCCGTCCCCTCCATCTCCCATGACAAGCAGTTCCAAGAcccaacaaaagcagaaaaagacaattttgtGCTGAGAAATCCTAGAGGAGGATGAGGCAAAGGAGGAcgagcaggcagaggagaaagggcTTCAGAGTTACCTTGTTCTCAAGGAGATGGAGGCGAGAGGAGTGGTTGAGAGAGTGAGGAGAAGGGCCCGCTTTTATAGTGCTCCTGCACTGCCCCAGGCCCTCAGTCACTGCACGCGGGCAGTAATTTTCCAACAGACTCACCTCCAGAGCAAACTATCCTCCCTACCTGATGGCacaggctgtgttttggtttccCTCAACGCTGCCGCTTCATTTCCTCGTTTCCATCATGCTTGATTTGCCATGCAGTCTCCTTTCATGTGCTGGGATGAAAGGCCCAAGGATATCCCGAATAAGGTCATgtctgcacaggcagcagatACCTCCAGATACCCAGCGCTTGGGTTAGGAAAGCTGAAGCCCACCTGGTGTGGGCTTGCcacacctccttcccctcctttccacacctcctttccctcctgggTCCTTGTTCTCCTGCACTcccctgggctgtgagcaccACAAAGACCTTTCCAACCTCAAGGCTCCTGCGATTCTGTCATGGGCAAAAGGCAGGTGACGCACGGCTGCTGCGAAGAAGGAAGAAGTGGTTGGGAACATTGGAAtcaagggcagccttggctaCCACAGCACAGGAACACTAGGTTTGAAGAGCTGTTGTCAGGGAGGGAAGTGAGTAGCAGGGTACAGCCCCTGGACTTCAGGCAGGCCAACTCTGGCCTAGTCAGGCAGCGGGTAGGCACCTCATGGTCCAAGAGCAAGAAGGGTCCAGCCAATAGTGAGGAAAACAATCAGAAATCTCAGCAGCCTGGCTTTGGCTGAGCGGCGTAGCCACGGCGGAGCACCAACGTCAAAAGGCAGCATCCTGGAGTTGGAAGGAGGAAtgagctgcagagaaggaatGTGGGAATAATCCCTGGGCATGTTGGGATGctgttaggaaagccaaagctcagCCTGCCTTGAGTCTTGCAAGGGGCCTCAAGAGCAACAGGCAACAAGCATCAAGAGCAACATCCAACCCCTACAGGGGTAGCCAAAGAGTGATGGGAGAAAAATGTGGGCCCTCTGCTGACTGGGGCGCCTCGTTTCCTGACAGTGGACAGAGAGCAGGCTGCCTGTGGGGAGTCAGGGCCTTCTCTCTCCCAGCGGTCACCTGTAAGTTctcccaggctgctctgccctttGAA
This genomic window contains:
- the LOC135317395 gene encoding feather keratin 1-like; translation: MSCYNPCLPCSPCGPTPLANSCNEPCVRQCQDSTVVIQPSPVVVTLPGPILSSFPQSTAVGSSTSAAVGSILSSQGVPISSGGFGLSGLGSRYCGRTCLPC